One stretch of Podospora pseudoanserina strain CBS 124.78 chromosome 4, whole genome shotgun sequence DNA includes these proteins:
- a CDS encoding hypothetical protein (CAZy:GH43; COG:G; EggNog:ENOG503NY3G; CAZy:CBM91) — translation MRHFSERWTTLKLVTMKSLFILGLSACLSASLGHAANSTIYNPIFPGFYPDPSCIFVPEWDDTFFCASSSFNAFPGIPIHASKDLQNWKLIGHVLNRKEQLPRLAETNRSTSGIWAPTIRFHDDTFWLVTTLVDDDRPQADFTRWDNIIFKGKDPYDPASWSNAIHFNLTGYDPEPFWDVDGKAYINAAHAWQVGPYIEQAEVNLDTGEVGEWNVIWNGTGGLAPEGPHIYHKDGWYYLLAAEGGTGVNHMVTMARSKNVSGPYESYVNNPVLSNANTSSLFQTVGHADLFHDGNGNWWGVALSTRSGPEYIHYPMGRETIMTAVSWPEGEYPVWTPISGEVSGWPLPPAARDIKGVGPFVNHPTPEILTFSNDTALPAHITHWRYPNPSSFTISPPEKPNTLRINPSNINLTALNGNYAGPGGQSFISRRQQDTLFTFSVDLDFSPTAIEEEAGVSAFLTQNHHLDIGIVLLPPSASTATLLPGQPAGQEEEALIPQIRFRGESYVPVPKPIIAPVPKAWRDGKLRLEIKAANRTHYSFSVGPAGRQSLMQTLLYASNEPVSWGFTGVLLGVYATNNGRNGTTPAYVSNWQYLPQGQFRD, via the exons ATGAGACATTTCTCAGAGAGATGGACAACGTTGAAGTTGGTTACCATGAAGTCACTCTTTATACTGGGCTTGTCAGCCTGTCTCTCAGCTTCGTTGGGGCACGCGGCCAACTCCACCATCTACAACCCGATATTCCCGGGCTTCTATCCGGATCCAAGTTGTATCTTTGTCCCTGAGTGGGATGATACCTTTTTTTGTGCTTCGTCGAGTTTCAATGCCTTTCCAGGAATTCCTATTCACGCGAGCAAGGACCTGCAGAACTGGAAGCTGATTGGGCATGTGCTGAACCGCAAGGAGCAACTCCCCAGGCTGGCGGAGACGAATAGATCAACCAG TGGCATTTGGGCACCGACCATCAGATTTCACGATGACACTTTTTGGCTTGTCACGACACTGGTAGATGATGACCGCCCTCAGGCAGATTTTACCAGATGGGATAAC ATTATCTTCAAGGGCAAGGATCCGTACGACCCAGCCTCGTGGTCGAATGCCATCCACTTCAATCTTACTGGTTACGATCCTGAGCCTTTTTGGGATGTGGATGGAAAGGCTTACATCAACGCCGCCCACGCATGGCAAGTTGG ACCTTACATTGAACAAGCGGAAGTCAACCTTGACACGGGAGAAGTTGGCGAATGGAACGTCATATGGAACGGAACCGGCGGCCTTGCCCCTGAAGGACCGCATATCTACCACAAGGATGGATGGTATTATCTCCTGGCTGCAGAGG GTGGAACTGGTGTTAACCACATGGTCACGATGGCTCGCTCAAAGAATGTTTCTGGACCCTACGAGTCATATGTGAACAACCCAGTCTTGTCCAATGCCAATACCTCAAGTCTTT TCCAAACCGTAGGCCATGCGGATCTCTTTCATGATGGCAATGGAAACTGGTGGGGTGTTGCTTTGTCCACTCGCTCAGGTCCTGAATACATACACTATCCCATGGGACGGGAAACTATCATGACGGCTGTATCCTGGCCTGAGGGAGAGTACCCAGTTTGGACACCCATCAGCGGTGAAGTGAGCGGTTGGCCTCTGCCGCCTGCGGCACGGGATATCAAAGGGGTGGG GCCATTTGTCAACCATCCGACACCCGAGAttctcaccttctccaacgaTACCGCTCTCCCAGCCCACATCACGCACTGGCGTTACCCCAATCCATCCTCCTTTACCATCTCGCCGCCTGAGAAGCCAAACACTCTGCGAATCAACCCTTCGAACATCAACCTGACCGCTCTGAATGGGAATTACGCCGGCCCAGGTGGTCAGAGCTTCATCTCGCGCCGACAGCAAGACACACTTTTTACTTTCTCCGTCGACCTTGACTTTTCTCCCACAGCcatcgaagaagaagccggtGTATCTGCTTTCTTGACACAGAACCACCATCTCGACATTGGGATCGTGCTGCTGCCTCCAAGTGCCAGCACTGCGACTCTCTTGCCGGGACAGCCCGCgggacaagaagaggaggctcTGATTCCGCAGATCAGGTTCAGGGGGGAATCCTACGTGCCTGTTCCGAAGCCCATCATTGCCCCTGTGCCCAAGGCTTGGAGAGATGGAAAACTGAGGTTGGAGATCAAGGCTGCGAATAGGACTCATTACAGCTTCAGTGTTGGGCCAGCGGGGAGACAGAGCTTGATGCAGACGTTGTTGTATGCGAGTAATGAGCCTGTTAGTTGGGGTTTTACTG GGGTGCTCCTTGGCGTATATGCCACGAATAACGGGAGAAATGGGACGACACCGGCATATGTCTCGAACTGGCAGTATCTGCCTCAGGGGCAGTTCAGAGACTAA
- a CDS encoding hypothetical protein (EggNog:ENOG503PF8M) encodes MEDDEDCGTKDIQFGFRRFRAPAKRIYGNRNVFLLDVPPNPIASWLLFWMPQLVRWLQRLLPEWFLPTTVILKERNPTKADSYENEIDTYLHLRSLQGTHIPRLFGEVTVSDPHAQKYQISKRPTPAILLENIEGVSLYNLPTEELGNPRLLEELEDIYNLLTEKGVVHGDPKLHNFLRVDKRIVAIDFELSYPLPSDITNEHELEDLKSEIKEREEQAQEAKLERLVPGPVIVNGLRVRRRTDLPRSGTTTYNE; translated from the exons AtggaagacgatgaagacTGCGGAACTAAG GATATACAGTTTGGCTTCCGACGTTTTCGAGCACCTGCAAAACGAATCTACGGAAATCGGAATGTCTTTCTCTTAGATGTCCCGCCGAATCCAATTGCTAGCTGGCTATTATTTTGGATGCCGCAGCTCGTCCGCTGGCTACAGCGATTACTACCAGAGTGGTTCTTGCCGACAACTGTCATTTTAAAGGAGCGAAACCCCACCAAGGCTGATAGCTACGAAAACGAAATCGATACATACCTGCATCTTCGATCTCTCCAGGGTACCCACATCCCGCGTTTGTTTGGTGAAGTAACCGTTAGCGACCCCCACGCGCAGAAATACCAGATCAGTAAGCGACCCACTCCTGCTATCCTCCTGGAAAACATCGAAGGAGTGTCGCTATACAATCTTCCAACTGAAGAGCTAGGGAatcctcgccttcttgaggaactcgaggaTATATATAACCTACTTACGGAAAAAGGGGTTGTTCATGGGGATCCAAAGCTCCACAACTTTCTACGTGTTGATAAGAGGATCGTTGCTATCGACTTTGAGTTGTCCTACCCTCTTCCTAGTGATATAACAAATGAGCATGAATTGGAGGACTTAAAGAGCGAGATTAAGGAACGGGAAGAGCAAGCACAGGAGGCAAAATTGGAACGTCTCGTCCCGGGCCCTGTTATTGTAAATGGTTTACGGGTACGAAGGAGGACGGATTTGCCGCGTTCCGGCACAACGACCTATAACGAGTAG
- a CDS encoding hypothetical protein (EggNog:ENOG503P1FB; CAZy:GH16; COG:G) — protein MLSKFLALALAASMVSAQTYTDCDPTKRSDCPARKAVGSKPVNIDFRQGKNKFFKEAEGTKLTYDKDLGAVFSIANENQAPTVGSDAYIFFGQVDVVLRAAPGPGVVTSFVLQSDDLDEIDWEWLGGDNAQVQHNYFSKGCTETYDRGGFSPVADPIGAFHTYTIKWTSEQLDWIIDGQVVRTLKNTGIEGCAGYPQSPMQIKLGTWVAGRKDAPQGTIEWAGGLADFSNGPSDGYYQSLKIIDYMGGHKEATEYQYGDKSGTWQSIKVIGSSGVVSSSSSVTSKATTKTATSATTLQTVTSSTALGATNGTLTTDATTTPTSTTEEVTETETAIPTGAAGKVALSNMAAMGAAAVLGYLVL, from the exons ATGCTTTCCAAGTTTCTCGCTCTGGCGCTCGCCGCCTCCATGGTCTCTGCCCAGACTTACACTGACTGTGACCCCACCAAGAGAT CCGACTGCCCTGCCCGCAAGGCCGTTGGGTCCAAGCCCGTCAACATTGACTTCCGTCAGGGCAAGAACAAGTTCTTtaaggaggccgagggtaCCAAGCTCACCTACGATAAGGATCTCGGCGCTGTTTTCTCCATTGCCAATGAGAACCAGGCCCCCACGGTCGGCAGCGACGCCTACATCTTCTTCGGCCAGGTCGATGTTGTTCTGAGGGCTGCCCCAGGTCCCGGTGTCGTCACCAGCTTCGTGCTCCAGTCTGACGACCTTGATGAGATCGACTGGGAGTGGCTCGGCGGGGATAATGCCCAGGTCCAACACAACTACTTCAGCAAGGGCTGCACCGAGACGTACGACCGCGGTGGATTCTCCCCCGTCGCCGACCCCATTGGCGCTTTCCACACCTACACCATCAAGTGGACCTCGGAGCAGCTCGACTGGATCATTGACGGCCAGGTCGTCCGCACGCTCAAGAACACCGGCATTGAGGGCTGCGCCGGTTATCCTCAGTCCCCCATGCAGATCAAGCTCGGTACCTGGGTTGCCGGTCGTAAGGATGCTCCCCAGGGCACTATCGAGTGGGCTGGTGGTCTTGCCGACTTCTCTAACGGACCCTCTGACGGGTACTACCAGAGCCTCAAGATCATCGACTACATGGGTGGCCACAAGGAGGCTACCGAGTACCAGTATGGCGACAAGTCTGGCACCTGGCAGAGCATCAAGGTTATTGGGAGCAGCGGTGTTgtttccagcagcagcagcgtcaCCTCCaaggccaccaccaagactgCCACTTCTGCCACCACTCTTCAGACCGTGACCTCTAGCACTGCTCTCGGCGCTACTAATGGTACCCTCACTActgatgccaccaccacacccaccagcaccaccgaggAGGTCACCGAGACCGAGACTGCCATCCCCACCGGTGCCGCCGGCAAGGTTGCCCTCAGCAACATGGCCGCCATGGGTGCCGCCGCTGTTCTCGGCTACCTTGTTCTCTAA
- the saf4 gene encoding Protein saf4 (COG:S; EggNog:ENOG503NUV9), with translation MQGFNMGRYVPPDLEGLLTSGNPLHKKHPLGSRASKPGLLTVRFEMPFPIWCATCPQPTLIPQGVRFNASKSRSGSYHTTPIYTFTLRHPPCSGTITIQTDPKNTDYVVLSGARRQNVATSTDDLVTTSIKTQREKEEERETAFGKLEKTIADREQARDATVRIDELRDSNERLWEDPFTANRRLRAGFREGRKRREREGERDEGIRERMGLRIKLLPEREEDGLRAGLVDFGGVSEGNEGMGVERVLARPLFEDGKKKEGLKKEGKGRLKREIKADRMRESLVEEIRTNTRAMKDPFLVAFGNNKSSRDKGGGLLPGLKKRKRGAEDEGEKPIPALAPMQPEDTLAGDGKGELKPTAPAGQRALLVSYDSDSA, from the coding sequence ATGCAAGGCTTCAACATGGGCCGCTACGTCCCCCCAGACCTCGAAGGCCTCCTCACCTCAggcaaccccctccacaaaaAACATCCCCTCGGCTCCCGCGCCTCCAAACCCGGCCTCCTCACCGTCCGCTTCGAGATGCCTTTCCCCATCTGGTGCGCCACCTgcccccaaccaaccctcatcccccaagGCGTCCGcttcaacgcctccaagTCTCGCTCCGGCTCctaccacaccaccccaatctacaccttcaccctccgccaccccccTTGCTccggcaccatcaccatccagACCGACCCCAAAAACACAGACTATGTCGTCCTCTCGGGCGCCCGGAGACAAAACGTCGCTACCTCGACTGATGATTTAGTCACGACGAGCATCAAGACGcagagggaaaaggaagaggagagggagacggcGTTTGGGAAGCTGGAAAAGACGATTGCGGATAGGGAGCAGGCGAGGGATGCGACGGTTAGGATAGATGAGTTGCGGGATAGTAATGAGAGGCTGTGGGAGGACCCGTTTACTGCCAACAGGAGGCTGAGGGCGGGGTtcagggaggggaggaagaggcgggaacgggagggggagagggatgaggggataagggagaggatggggttgaggatCAAGTTGCTTCCtgaaagggaggaggatgggttgAGGGCGGGATTggttgattttgggggtgtGTCCGAGGGGAacgaggggatgggggtggagagggttttGGCGAGGCCGTTGTTTGAGGatgggaaaaagaaagaggggcttaaaaaggagggaaaggggaggttgaagagggagattAAGGCTGacaggatgagggagagtttggtggaggagattaGGACAAATACCAGGGCGATGAAAGACCCGTTCTTGGTTGCTTTTGGGAATAACAAAAGCAGCAGGGacaaggggggtggtttgcttCCTGGgttgaagaaaaggaagcgGGGGGcagaggacgagggtgaGAAACCGATACCAGCACTGGCACCGATGCAGCCAGAAGATACCCTCGCTGGAGATGGCAAAGGGGAGCTTAAGCCGACAGCACCTGCAGGGCAGCGTGCTCTACTCGTGAGTTACGACTCTGACTCGGCTTAA
- a CDS encoding hypothetical protein (EggNog:ENOG503NWJS; COG:B; COG:K): MASSASRAALSSIPLFHEKLLKSNRILAVCGAGLSAASGLPTFRGAGGLWRNHNAVDLATPEAFDADPGLVWLFYAYRRHMALTAKPNPAHYSLAELARKRPGFKCLSQNVDNLHVRANHPSDQLSLLHGSLFTLKCTTCSWKDPYNIADPLCPALAPAAESNPDPTKPLPLLDPAQPLAEIRESELPHCPDCKTELQRPGVVWFGEMLDEDMLDDIEEWIEKEPVDMVLVVGTSSAVYPAAGYAERARTKGRTSVVTVNLEITEEDWGRMRKGDFGFEGDASLLLPELLRPVIGEVKGEEEELEG, from the exons atggcctcctccgcctcgcGAGCAGCCCTTAgctccatccccctcttTCACGAAAAACTTCTCAAATCCAACCGCATCCTCGCCGTCTGTGGCGCCGGCCTCAGCGCAGCCTCCGGCCTTCCCACCTTCCGCGGTGCCGGAGGTCTATGGAGGAACCACAACGCCGTCGACCTCGCCACCCCCGAAGCCTTTGACGCCGATCCCGGTTTGGTCTGGCTGTTTTACGCCTAC CGCCGACACATGGCCTTGACAGCCAAGCCCAACCCGGCTCATTACTCCCTGGCCGAGCTGGCGAGAAAGAGACCTGGTTTTAAATGTCTTTCTCAGAATGTAGATA ACCTCCACGTCAGAGCCAACCACCCAAGCGATCAGCTCTCTCTGCTTCACGGCTCGCTTTTCACGCTCAAGTGCACCACTTGCTCCTGGAAAGACCCTTATAATATCGCCGATCCATTATGTCCTGCCCTTGCCCCGGCGGCAGAGTCCAATCCTGACCCGACAAAGCCGCTTCCTTTGCTAGATCCGGCCCAGCCGTTGGCCGAGATTAGGGAGAGTGAATTACCGCATTGTCCGGATTGTAAGACTGAACTGCAGaggccgggggtggtgtggtttggGGAGATGCTAGATGAGGATATGTTAGATGATATTGAGGAGTGGATTGAGAAAGAGCCGGTGGATATGGTTTTGGTCGTGGGGACGAGCTCGGCGGTGTATCCTGCGGCGGGGTATGCTGAGCGGGCGAGGACAAAGGGGCGGACGAGTGTGGTGACTGTTAATTTGGAGATTACGGAGGAGGactgggggaggatgaggaagggggattttgggtttgagggggatgCGAGTTTGTTGTTGCCGGAACTGTTGAGGCCGGtgattggggaggtgaagggggaggaggaggagctggaggggtaA
- the atg12 gene encoding Ubiquitin-like protein (COG:U; EggNog:ENOG503P5PA; BUSCO:EOG09265EKJ) produces the protein MASSPSPSRPTTDDTNTSPPASPVLEGRDSPDLPLTMTASTVLMTLPRDATTALAAAGAFPQEKVIVRFRPVGAAPVVPREQVKVSSSYKFENVVAHLRRSLKVRDTDSVFLYINSTFAPSLDEVVGNLWRCFKDSENRLNVSYSITPAFG, from the exons ATGGCATcctcaccttcaccctcccgCCCGACAACGGACGACACCaatacatcaccaccagcatccCCTGTTTTGGAAGGTCGTGACTCTCCGGATCTGCCCCTCACCATGACAGCATCCACAGTTCTAATGACCCTGCCCCGTGATGCCACAACTGCCCTCGCCGCTGCCGGAGCCTTCCCTCAGGAGAAAGTCATCGTGCGTTTCCGGCCTGTCGGAGCAGCCCCGGTCGTACCTCGAGAGCAGGTCAAGGTTTCCAGCAGCTACAAGTTTGAGAATGTTGTAGCCCATCTGAGGAGATCTCTCAAGGTCAGGGATACAGACAGTGTGTTTCTCTACATTAACAGCACCTTTGCCCCGTCACTAGACGAGGTAGTGGGCAATCTATGGAGG TGCTTCAAAGACTCGGAAAACAGACTGAATGTGTCCTACTCGATTACTCCTGCGTTTGGATAG
- the ubc8 gene encoding ubiquitin-conjugating enzyme E2 H (COG:O; EggNog:ENOG503NUH5), with translation MRSPWSMIICKSSSTPRRWLQRPDTPHGAMVCKMGTLMTDASGGTIGRSFTCGSRGLLRVCDICGVWKVHVELPDQYPYKSPSIGFVNRIFHPNIDELSGSVCLDVINQTWSPMFDMINIFEVFLPQLLRYPNPTDPLNGEAAALLMREPKSYDIKVKEYVQKYASKEAADDAGAESEDDDDLSSVASFDDDDEEQQPAGKMDDV, from the exons ATGAGGTCACCTTGGTCAATGATAATA TGTAAGTCAAGCTCGACGCCACGACGATGGCTACAGCGGCCCGATACTCCACACGGTGCGATGGTTTGCAAGATGGGAACCTTGATGACTGATGCGAGTGGTGGAACGATAGGCAGGAGTTTTACGTGCGGTTCAAGGGGCCTACTGAGAGTATGTGATATCT GTGGTGTCTGGAAGGTTCATGTCGAGCTCCCTGATCAGTACCCGTATAAGTCGCCGAGTATTGGGTTCGTGAACAGGATTTTTCACCCTAATATTGATGAGCT GTCTGGATCGGTCTGCCTCGACGTCATCAACCAAACCTGGTCGCCCATGTTCGACATGATCAATATTTTCGAAGTCTTCCTCCCGCAGCTGCTGCGCTACCCGAACCCGACGGATCCGCTGAATGGGGAGGCGGCAGCGCTGTTGATGAGGGAGCCGAAAAGCTATGATATCAAGGTCAAGG AGTACGTCCAGAAGTACGCCAGCAAAGAAGCAGCCGACGATGCCGGCGCCGAAAgcgaagacgacgacgatctGTCCTCGGTGGCGAGtttcgacgacgacgatgaggaacAGCAGCCAGCTGGTAAGATGGATGATGTATAG
- a CDS encoding hypothetical protein (EggNog:ENOG503PMVJ) yields the protein MAESLLQFRATPLEFGLTLLQIDLLCLFAFLCRLSEIQGPGLSQYISTNSVVNQLGGPTSHLIIIIIYLSIDLSVTMVNFTLNVAVLALVASVAAAPATADASSTTFSFARWVEDIIANPDTALSPAEAIAAANATEVVSTAGGLQKRANCQPTFPDAPAPDAAACLNDLARKGANGQHCAMGTRVFEIEMCRIGGAQIVASRGGLAAQSVNCQDVARTGGLIFDSCFRADNTVKGSEICITNRLMQINISGV from the exons ATGGCAGAATCGCTGTTGCAATTCAGAGCAACGCCTTTGGAATTCGGCTTGACTCTGTTGCAGATAGATTTACTTTGCCTCTTTGCTTTCCTTTGCCGTCTTTCGGAGATTCAAGGTCCAGGGCTATCGCAATACATCTCTACAAACTCGGTCGTCAACCAGCTTGGGGGGCCGACTTcacatctcatcatcatcatcatttaCCTCAGCATCGATTTATCAGTAACAATGGTCAACTTTACCCTTAACGTCGCCGTCTTGGCTCTGGTGGCCTCAGTGGCAGCGGCCCCAGCCACAGCTGACgcttcttcaaccaccttctccttcgcTCGATGGGTTGAAGATATTATCGCCAACCCGGACACAGCCCTCTCACCCGCCGAAGCAATCGCGGCAGCGAATGCTACTGAGGTTGTCAGCACGGCAGGCGGTCTCCAAAAGAGAGCCAACTGTCAGCCGACATTTCCAGATGCGCCT GCACCCGACGCAGCAGCCTGCCTTAATGATCTCGCTCGCAAGGGCGCTAATGGTCAACACTGTGCTATGGGGACGCGTGTCTTCGAAATTGAGATGTGTCGAATTGGTGGTGCGCAGATTGTTGCCAGCAGGGGCGGTTTGGCGGCGCAAAGTGTCAATTG CCAGGATGTCGCTCGCACGGGCGGGTTGATCTTTGACAGCTGCTTCCGAGCGGACAACACAGTCAAGGGCAGCGAGATTTGCATTACCAACAGGTTGATGCAAATCAATATCAGTGGAGTCTGA
- a CDS encoding hypothetical protein (COG:G; EggNog:ENOG503NXBD) — translation MPPFFCSPVELPGFHRRSNSVELRETSHNTAISTRKYQDDINMSVDRIRAIDKIEKLPPPVDDDEDKHELGVSLQPYTSSQHGPRNQDRRGSTLLGDVIVEIDPVVEKRVRRKFDKTLVVLVFLAYMLAFLDRSNIGNAQNAGMGNDLGFDDEHYQWLLTIFYIPYILFEGFALMWKIMPPHIWATITVATWGLASTLQSAAPNWQSLMVCRWFLAMAEAGFAPGVPYLLSFFYRRRELGLRCGIFLSAAPLATTFAGALAYAITSTPSPPLPPWRLLFLIEGLPTLILAIILYFHLPSSPTTAPVLTPTELSVAKARLSLHTPQQGQTPTGWRSISPREILSTFESLQTLLPSLMYFSLNVSFSSLPVFLPSILSSMSLSPNTSTAQGLTAPPYFLSFLICILSTYLADKTQQRGLTIICLSLVGGAGYVLLATLPEHLVSVRYFSVFLAAGGVFPSIANVLPWTLNNQGSDTKRGVGIAVLNMVGQCGPLLGTRLFPERDRPGYTKGMVVCAMFMFVNAGLAAGLRWHFARKNKRLEERERAQVVLRVGDGGRRENGEREGMVGFRYVL, via the exons ATGCCTCCCTTTTTCTGCTCGCCCGTCGAATTACCCGGGTTTCACCGTCGGAGCAACTCCGTTGAGTTGAGGGAAACCAGCCACAACACGGCCATCTCCACCAGAAAGTACCAGGACGATATCAACATGTCCGTCGACAGAATAAGAGCAATTGACAAGATTGAAAAGCTCCCACCGCCTGtagacgacgacgaggataaGCATGAGCTCGGTGTTTCTCTCCAACCTTATACTTCTAGCCAACATGGACCCAGAAACCAGGATAGACGAGGCAGCACCTTACTGGGCGACGTCATTGTCGAGATCGACCCTGTTGTTGAGAAGCGGGTCAGGAGGAAGTTTGACAAGACGCTGGTCGTGCTGGTGTTTCTGGCTTATATGCTTGCCTTTCTTGATCGGTCCAATATTGGGAATGCGCAGAATGCGGGAATGGGCAATGATCTTGGGTTTGACGATGAGCACTATCAGTGGCTGCTCACCATATTCTACATACCGTATA TCTTGTTTGAAGGCTTTGCCCTCATGTGGAAGATCATGCCTCCTC ATATCTGGGCCACCATAACAGTAGCAACCTG GGGCCTTGCCTCAACCCTCCAATCCGCCGCCCCCAACTGGCAATCCCTCATGGTCTGCCGCTGGTTCCTCGCCATGGCCGAAGCCGGCTTCGCCCCTGGCGTTCCCTACCTCCTATCCTTCTTCTACCGCCGCCGCGAACTCGGCCTCCGCTgcggcatcttcctctccgccgccccccTCGCAACAACCTTCGCCGGCGCCCTCGCTTACGCCATAACCAGCACCCCTTCgccccctctcccgcccTGGCGCCTCCTCTTCCTAATCGAAggcctccccaccctcatcttagccatcatcctctacttccacctcccctcctcccccaccaccgccccggTCCTGACCCCAACCGAACTTTCCGTCGCCAAAGCCCGTTTATCCCTCCACACCCCCCAGCAAGGTCAAACCCCCACCGGCTGGCGAAGCATCTCCCCCCGCGaaatcctctccacctttgAAAGTCTgcaaaccctcctcccctctctAATGtacttctccctcaacgtctccttctcctctttaCCTGtattcctcccctccatcctctcctccatgtccctttccccaaacacctccaccgcacAGGGTCTCACCGCCCCGCCTTACTTCCTCTCCTTTCTCATCTGCATCCTGTCCACTTACCTCGCCGACAAAACCCAGCAACGCGGCCTGACAATCATTTGTCTTTCCCTCGTCGGCGGGGCGGGGTACGTGCTACTAGCAACCCTGCCAGAACACCTCGTTTCGGTCCGGtatttttctgtttttttggctGCCGGGGGTGTCTTTCCTAGTATAGCCAATGTCCTTCCGTGGACGTTGAATAACCAGGGGAGCGACACCAAACGGGGGGTGGGCATCGCGGTGCTGAATATGGTCGGGCAGTGCGGGCCGCTGTTGGGGACGAGGCTGTTCCCCGAGAGGGACAGGCCTGGGTATACAAAGGGGATGGTGGTCTGTGCGATGTTTATGTTTGTTAATGCCGGGCTGGcggcggggttgaggtggcATTTTGCGAGGAAAAATAAGaggctggaggagagggagagggctcaggtggtgttgagggtgggggatggagggaggagggagaatggggagagggaggggatggttgGGTTTAGGTATGTTTTGTGA
- the ECM31 gene encoding cell wall biogenesis and architecture protein (EggNog:ENOG503NV9A; BUSCO:EOG09263FTE; COG:H), giving the protein MYLSSLSSVARRSCATLSRGTRPPPTTLLTTSTLNTTTPLASVFRQKHASNQQTRSSSHSPMGTPPTNPRKKVTIGTLRAMHKRREPITMITAHDFPSAHVADAAGMDMVLVGDSLAMVALGMEDTSEVLLEEMLLHCRSVARATRAAFTIGDLPMGSYEIAPEQALETAIRFVKEGRMQGIKLEGGKEMAPTIAKITRAGIPVLGHVGLTPQRQNALGGFRVQGKTSDGAMKVLEDALAIQEAGCFAMVLEAVPAEVASIITEKLSVPTIGIGAGNGCSGQVLVQVDMTGNFPPGRFLPKFVKKYGDVWSESLRAIETYRDEVKSRQYPAPEHTYPIPKDELEAFAETVKDV; this is encoded by the exons ATGTACCTATCATCACTGTCCTCAGTTGCTCGGAGGTCGTGCGCTACCCTTTCCAGGGGcacacgaccaccaccaacaacactattaacaacatcaacactcaacaccacaacacccTTGGCCTCTGTATTCCGCCAAAAACATGCATCAAATCAACAAACCAGAAGCagctcccactcccccatGGGCACGCCACCCACCAATCCCCGCAAAAAGGTCACCATCGGTACCCTCCGAGCCATGCACAAGAGGCGTGAGCCTATTACCATGATCACTGCCCATGACTTCCCCAGCGCCCATGTGGCAGATGCCGCCGGCATGGACATGGTCCTCGTTGGCGACAGCCTTGCCATGGTGGCCCTCGGCATGGAAGATACATCAGAGGTTCTTTTGGAAGAGATGCTGTTACACTGTCGATCCGTTGCACGTGCCACCCGAGCTGCCTTTACT ATTGGTGACCTTCCCATGGGCTCATACGAGATCGCCCCGGAACAGGCTCTCGAGACAGCCATCCGGTTTGTCAAAGAGGGCCGCATGCAAGGCATCAAGCTTGAAGGCGGCAAAGAGATGGCTCCCACCATTGCCAAAATCACCAGAGCCGGCATTCCAGTACTTGGCCATGTAGGCCTCACTCCTCAACGGCAGAATGCCCTGGGTGGTTTCAGAGTCCAAGGCAAGACGTCTGACGGTGCTATGAAGGTGCTGGAAGATGCACTCGCCATTCAAGAAGCCGGGTGCTTTGCCATGGTCCTGGAGGCAGTCCCTGCCGAGGTGGCATCCATTATCACTGAGAAGCTCTCTGTTCCAACTATTGGCATTGGTGCTGGAAACGGCTGCTCTGGTCAGGTGCTTGTACAGGTCGACATGACGGGCAACTTTCCCCCTGGAAGGTTTCTCCCCAAGTTTGTCAAGAAGTATGGCGATGTCTGGTCAGAGAGTCTCCGGGCCATTGAGACTTATCGAGACGAGGTCAAGAGTCGGCAATATCCAGCCCCTGAGCACACGTACCCGATTCCAAAGGACGAGCTCGAGGCGTTCGCGGAGACGGTCAAGGATGTGTAA